A portion of the Algisphaera agarilytica genome contains these proteins:
- a CDS encoding PilZ domain-containing protein: MTLAFPHPANQDDFDEGLPGGEFDTARLWVSDQQWMTILERVERGTEEADGPYTPDYAGGESDASSHREHARHAVSFRCMIRLAPPDNPDADHGTYVVHSRNISTGGMGFVHDQELHTGTRCTVALQPMQGKGMIVPARVAWCRAIPRELEDLTTYDIGVQFDRPIDISPFVPAA; this comes from the coding sequence GTGACTCTCGCATTTCCGCATCCCGCCAACCAAGACGACTTCGACGAAGGCCTGCCCGGTGGTGAATTCGACACCGCACGGCTGTGGGTGTCGGATCAGCAGTGGATGACCATCCTCGAACGGGTGGAACGCGGGACCGAGGAGGCCGACGGGCCCTACACCCCGGACTACGCTGGCGGCGAAAGCGATGCCTCCAGCCACCGCGAGCACGCCCGCCACGCGGTGAGTTTCCGTTGCATGATCCGACTGGCTCCGCCGGATAACCCGGATGCGGACCACGGCACCTACGTCGTGCACAGCCGAAACATCTCCACGGGGGGCATGGGGTTCGTCCACGACCAGGAACTGCATACCGGCACCCGCTGCACCGTGGCTCTGCAGCCCATGCAGGGCAAGGGCATGATCGTGCCGGCCCGCGTCGCGTGGTGTCGCGCGATCCCGCGTGAACTCGAAGACCTCACGACCTACGACATCGGCGTTCAGTTCGACCGCCCGATCGATATCAGCCCCTTCGTCCCCGCGGCCTGA
- a CDS encoding beta-ketoacyl-[acyl-carrier-protein] synthase family protein — protein sequence MSKPKIVITGMGWVTPLGQDLETVWNALLTGQSGVDRTSHFDASTFPTTFSAEVKDYDWTTYVKDPSLHEGIGLNTSFALGAAAQAWKQSGLAEYADLDPTRLGLYLGAGEGSLDFENYAASNLAGWDAEARAIDGKAWAQTATQIMDATREIEQEPNMPLAHLALEFNAQGPAYNCLTACAASTQAIGEAAHVLQRGDADVMLTGGCHTMIHPLGVTGFNRLTALSNRNDDPTTASRPFSVDRDGFVMGEGGGIIVLETEEHAKARGATILAEVAGYGSTADAYRITDIHPDGRGGAAAMQQALDNADVSIDQVDWIAAHGTSTKENDSIETRAIKAVFQQNDDPATVPPVSSIKSMMGHLIAAAGVVQAIAAVLAIRDGKLPPTAHLETPAPELDLDYIPKEARDLTGDGGVNVCLSNSFGFGGQNDTIVIRRA from the coding sequence ATGAGCAAACCCAAGATTGTGATTACTGGTATGGGCTGGGTCACGCCCCTCGGCCAAGACCTCGAGACCGTCTGGAACGCGCTGCTGACCGGGCAGTCCGGCGTGGACCGCACCAGCCACTTCGATGCCAGCACGTTTCCCACGACCTTCTCCGCTGAGGTGAAGGACTACGACTGGACGACTTACGTCAAAGACCCCTCGCTTCACGAAGGCATCGGGCTCAACACCAGCTTCGCGCTCGGTGCGGCGGCGCAGGCTTGGAAGCAGTCGGGGTTGGCGGAGTATGCCGACCTGGACCCCACGCGACTGGGCCTTTACCTCGGGGCCGGCGAAGGATCGCTGGACTTTGAGAACTACGCCGCGTCGAACCTGGCGGGCTGGGACGCCGAGGCCCGCGCAATCGACGGCAAGGCCTGGGCCCAGACCGCGACGCAGATCATGGACGCCACCCGCGAGATCGAGCAGGAGCCCAACATGCCGCTCGCGCACCTCGCCCTCGAGTTCAACGCCCAGGGCCCGGCCTACAACTGCCTGACCGCCTGCGCCGCTTCGACCCAGGCCATCGGCGAAGCCGCCCACGTCCTGCAACGCGGTGACGCCGATGTCATGCTCACCGGCGGCTGCCACACCATGATCCACCCGCTGGGCGTCACCGGCTTTAACCGCCTCACCGCCCTGTCCAACCGCAACGACGACCCCACCACCGCGTCCCGCCCCTTCAGCGTGGACCGCGACGGTTTCGTCATGGGCGAAGGCGGCGGCATCATCGTGCTTGAAACCGAAGAGCACGCCAAGGCGCGCGGCGCGACCATCCTCGCCGAGGTCGCCGGCTACGGCAGCACCGCCGACGCCTACCGCATCACCGACATTCACCCCGACGGACGTGGCGGTGCCGCGGCCATGCAGCAAGCCTTGGACAACGCCGACGTGTCGATCGATCAGGTCGACTGGATCGCCGCCCACGGCACCTCGACCAAAGAAAACGACTCCATCGAAACCCGCGCCATCAAGGCGGTCTTCCAGCAGAACGACGACCCCGCCACAGTGCCACCCGTGTCGTCGATCAAGTCCATGATGGGCCACCTCATCGCCGCCGCGGGCGTCGTACAGGCCATCGCCGCGGTGCTCGCCATCCGTGACGGAAAGCTCCCCCCCACCGCCCACCTGGAAACCCCCGCCCCCGAGCTCGACCTCGACTACATCCCCAAAGAGGCACGCGACCTCACCGGCGACGGCGGCGTGAACGTCTGCCTCTCCAACAGCTTCGGCTTCGGCGGGCAGAACGACACAATCGTGATCCGTCGGGCATAA
- a CDS encoding fibro-slime domain-containing protein has product MKTPTTFNLLTAALAGSMLFAGSAVASESLTPAEDSTPDTIVLEGTLRDFKESHPDMQNPDKSFGVKTGLVEYYLDGPVGVGKPVLASGNSARGMITGEDSFNQWFRDVEGVNKTSSYSITLEPLSGSPGVFYFAREKQSSNADEKYFFPMDEVTDGEESWNDFRTESTGTHNFFFTYELRTLFTFTPRSKRDDPSQDLAFKFVGDDDVWVFINGQLAVDIGGVHGQATGEINLDDAAESLGLEPNGIYELVLFFAERHVTESNFRIETTLQLSTETEPLYD; this is encoded by the coding sequence ATGAAAACGCCCACCACATTCAACCTGTTGACCGCGGCACTCGCGGGTTCGATGCTGTTTGCGGGATCGGCGGTCGCCTCGGAATCTCTGACGCCGGCCGAAGACTCCACGCCCGACACCATCGTCCTCGAAGGCACCCTACGTGACTTCAAGGAAAGCCATCCCGACATGCAGAACCCCGACAAGAGCTTCGGGGTCAAGACCGGCCTGGTCGAGTACTACCTCGACGGCCCGGTGGGTGTCGGCAAGCCCGTGCTCGCCAGCGGCAACTCGGCCCGCGGCATGATCACAGGCGAAGATTCCTTCAACCAGTGGTTCCGTGATGTCGAAGGCGTCAACAAGACCAGCAGCTACTCGATCACCCTCGAGCCGCTCTCGGGAAGCCCCGGCGTGTTCTACTTCGCTCGTGAGAAGCAGAGCTCTAACGCAGATGAAAAATACTTCTTCCCCATGGATGAAGTGACCGACGGCGAAGAGTCGTGGAACGATTTCCGGACTGAAAGCACCGGCACCCACAACTTCTTTTTCACCTACGAACTGCGTACGCTCTTCACCTTCACCCCGCGGAGCAAGCGTGACGACCCCTCGCAGGACCTAGCCTTCAAGTTCGTCGGTGACGACGACGTCTGGGTCTTCATCAACGGCCAGCTCGCCGTGGACATCGGCGGCGTGCACGGCCAAGCTACGGGCGAGATCAACCTCGACGACGCGGCCGAGAGCCTCGGGCTTGAGCCCAACGGCATCTATGAGCTGGTGCTCTTCTTCGCCGAGCGTCACGTTACCGAATCGAACTTCCGTATCGAGACGACGCTGCAACTCTCGACCGAGACCGAGCCGCTCTACGATTGA
- a CDS encoding type IV pilus twitching motility protein PilT: MELDTILKTALDLGSSDIHLVSGHPPMARVHTTMTPLDYPVITPEGAMRMLKSMCTEDQMRVFDKIKDSDFSYEIPGLGRFRVNAHSQRGSVGIALRAIKTEIPPLADLNLPDVISRLTYLPRGLVLVTGDTGSGKSTTLAAMIDAMNKRYHKHIITLEDPVEYAMISDKCCIEQRELGMDTPSFASGLRHVLRQDPDIILVGEMRDLETTAAAITAAETGHLVFSTLHTVNASHTVERIIDMYPADQQNQIRSMLANTLQAVVSQTLFRRIDKKGMVPAVETMLCTPAVRNLIRENRAFEIPNVIETNRQLGMNSLDNAIAELFFNGMISREDAIAQAAYPEKLERALVA, encoded by the coding sequence ATGGAACTCGACACGATCTTGAAAACGGCACTTGATTTGGGTTCGTCCGACATCCACCTGGTGTCCGGCCACCCGCCCATGGCCCGCGTCCACACCACCATGACGCCGCTCGACTACCCCGTCATCACCCCCGAGGGCGCGATGCGGATGCTCAAGAGCATGTGCACCGAAGACCAGATGCGCGTCTTCGACAAGATCAAAGACTCGGACTTCTCTTACGAAATCCCCGGCCTCGGCCGTTTCCGGGTGAACGCCCACAGCCAACGCGGCAGCGTGGGTATCGCCCTGCGTGCGATCAAGACCGAGATCCCCCCGCTGGCCGACCTGAACCTGCCCGACGTGATCAGCCGTCTGACCTACCTGCCCCGCGGCCTGGTGCTCGTCACCGGCGACACCGGTTCGGGTAAGTCGACCACGCTCGCCGCGATGATCGACGCGATGAACAAGCGTTACCACAAGCACATCATCACGCTCGAAGACCCCGTCGAATACGCCATGATCTCCGACAAGTGCTGCATCGAGCAGCGTGAGCTCGGGATGGACACGCCGTCGTTCGCTTCGGGTCTGCGTCACGTCCTGCGTCAAGACCCCGACATCATCCTCGTCGGTGAGATGCGTGACCTGGAAACCACCGCCGCCGCGATCACCGCTGCGGAAACCGGCCACTTGGTCTTCTCGACCCTGCACACCGTCAACGCTTCGCACACCGTTGAGCGGATCATCGATATGTATCCCGCCGACCAGCAGAACCAGATCCGTTCGATGCTGGCCAACACGCTGCAGGCCGTGGTCTCGCAGACGCTGTTCCGCCGGATCGACAAGAAGGGCATGGTCCCCGCGGTCGAGACGATGCTGTGTACCCCCGCGGTGCGCAACCTCATCCGCGAGAACCGCGCGTTCGAGATTCCCAACGTCATCGAAACCAACCGTCAGCTGGGCATGAACAGCCTGGACAACGCGATCGCCGAGCTGTTCTTCAACGGCATGATCAGCCGCGAAGACGCCATCGCTCAGGCGGCGTACCCCGAGAAGCTGGAACGTGCCCTGGTGGCGTGA
- a CDS encoding type II secretion system F family protein, giving the protein MRTSGGETTVGTLAAENAMAAAQMLRSQGNTVLQLTPVNSGGSSRDWKETLKALNYSSGPSAKDVLNFTSQLAVMIRAGISLRAALEGIAEQTENAKFKQILYQIKQDVESGKPFSESLAKHPKLFGPLYVNMVRASEMSGSFSQMLDRIAAYLAQQIETRSMVIGAMIYPAVIGGMAIAVTVFLLTFVLPRFAAVFEGKESAMPGPTIFLMALSEFMVVWWWAVLLALIVLVLIGFFISKTEPGGWWFDQLKLKFPIFEKMFNALYISRSLHTMGELINAGVPMLDTLAITGEISGNRMFRRMWRNVYSSVKQGKKIAQPLYKGKLLPKAVIQMIAAGEESGKLGEVLDEVSEFYARRLKETIKTVTSMIEPIMIIIMGSVVGFIAMAIILPIFKLSTLVK; this is encoded by the coding sequence ATGCGAACCAGTGGTGGCGAGACCACCGTCGGCACTCTCGCGGCCGAGAACGCCATGGCCGCGGCTCAGATGCTGCGGAGCCAGGGCAACACCGTTCTGCAGCTCACGCCCGTGAACAGCGGCGGCAGCAGCCGGGACTGGAAAGAAACGCTTAAGGCGCTGAACTACTCGTCCGGCCCGTCCGCCAAGGACGTGCTGAACTTCACCAGCCAGCTCGCGGTCATGATCCGGGCCGGCATCTCGCTCCGCGCCGCCCTCGAAGGCATCGCCGAGCAAACCGAAAACGCCAAGTTCAAACAGATCCTGTACCAGATCAAGCAGGATGTGGAGTCCGGCAAGCCGTTCTCCGAATCGCTGGCCAAGCACCCCAAGCTGTTCGGCCCGCTGTACGTCAACATGGTCCGCGCCTCGGAAATGTCCGGCTCGTTCAGCCAGATGCTCGACCGGATCGCCGCGTACCTCGCCCAGCAGATCGAGACCCGCTCGATGGTCATCGGCGCGATGATCTACCCGGCGGTGATCGGCGGCATGGCGATCGCCGTCACCGTGTTCCTGCTGACCTTCGTGCTGCCCCGCTTCGCCGCGGTGTTTGAAGGCAAGGAGTCGGCGATGCCCGGCCCGACGATCTTCCTCATGGCGTTGTCGGAATTCATGGTGGTCTGGTGGTGGGCGGTCCTGCTGGCACTGATCGTGCTGGTGTTGATCGGCTTCTTCATCAGCAAGACCGAGCCCGGCGGCTGGTGGTTCGACCAGCTCAAGCTCAAGTTCCCCATCTTCGAAAAGATGTTCAACGCGCTGTACATCAGCCGCTCGCTGCACACCATGGGCGAGCTGATCAACGCGGGTGTCCCGATGCTGGACACGCTTGCGATCACCGGCGAGATCAGCGGCAACCGCATGTTCCGCCGGATGTGGCGCAACGTCTACAGCTCGGTGAAGCAAGGTAAGAAAATCGCGCAGCCCCTGTACAAGGGCAAGCTGCTGCCCAAGGCCGTGATCCAGATGATCGCGGCGGGTGAAGAGTCCGGCAAACTCGGCGAAGTGCTCGACGAGGTCTCGGAGTTCTACGCCCGGCGGCTCAAGGAAACCATCAAGACCGTCACCAGCATGATCGAGCCCATCATGATCATCATCATGGGTTCGGTCGTCGGCTTCATCGCCATGGCGATCATCCTGCCGATCTTCAAGCTCTCGACGCTCGTGAAGTGA
- a CDS encoding PEP-CTERM sorting domain-containing protein, whose product MLRSRNLGIAAGVVGLLGLFGPAVSAQVWGSRVVSSTLDAGSFASPIEVLISPIDDPAVGYVESGGPRITYVDPAAGGTNTTSVYPANIVGYTTFAADPFGNFAAATSGPSGSPFPIFATESTAAGIEFDFLPNSQPDLGSRLSTVVLDRRGIPLVVGRPASNAENYILTRFDVPRTEWVTTTVASGFGQPLSADITTEAIYTRDDRLALASVNGSTQSSNFELLIEQPDASYFRIATNALGGRSVGPSLSAFGEDGVAFAFEPDDGVVWVGLFEGGLLSYETVHSQGSGPRAVMPGSLALNPVTGALALAYLDNDQLVFAERQGTDDWTSTSLGFTGERAGLGFDQAGNPYIALADANELLLLSPTFTLELLAGDYNGNGVVDAADYTVWQDSFGSTTDLAADGNGNGVVDAADYTVWQDNFGNTNLGINTLSIIPEPSSLALLGVGLIGLRRRRR is encoded by the coding sequence TTGTTGCGTAGCCGAAATCTTGGGATCGCTGCCGGAGTCGTTGGGCTGCTGGGTCTGTTCGGCCCGGCGGTGTCGGCACAGGTGTGGGGCAGCCGAGTGGTGAGCTCGACGCTGGACGCCGGTTCGTTTGCGTCGCCGATCGAGGTGTTGATCTCGCCGATCGACGACCCCGCGGTGGGCTATGTCGAAAGCGGTGGGCCCCGGATTACCTACGTGGATCCCGCTGCGGGTGGGACCAACACCACCAGCGTCTACCCGGCCAATATCGTGGGCTACACCACGTTTGCCGCGGACCCGTTTGGGAACTTCGCGGCGGCGACGTCCGGGCCGAGCGGATCGCCTTTTCCGATCTTCGCCACCGAGTCGACTGCCGCGGGCATCGAATTCGACTTCCTGCCCAACAGCCAGCCCGACCTCGGGTCGCGTCTATCGACCGTCGTCTTGGATCGCCGGGGGATCCCGTTGGTTGTCGGGCGTCCGGCATCCAACGCGGAGAACTACATCCTGACCCGGTTCGATGTGCCCCGGACCGAATGGGTGACCACCACGGTGGCCAGCGGGTTTGGCCAACCGCTCTCCGCGGATATCACCACCGAGGCGATCTACACGCGTGACGACCGCTTGGCGCTGGCTTCCGTCAACGGCTCGACGCAGTCCAGCAATTTTGAGCTATTGATCGAACAGCCTGATGCGAGTTACTTCCGCATCGCAACCAACGCCCTCGGCGGGCGGAGCGTGGGGCCATCGCTCAGCGCGTTCGGCGAAGACGGCGTGGCGTTCGCCTTCGAACCCGACGACGGTGTGGTGTGGGTGGGCTTGTTTGAAGGCGGCCTGTTGAGCTACGAAACGGTGCATTCCCAGGGCAGCGGTCCGCGAGCGGTGATGCCCGGTAGCCTTGCGCTCAATCCTGTTACGGGCGCGTTGGCGCTGGCCTATCTCGACAACGATCAGCTGGTTTTTGCCGAGCGCCAGGGAACCGACGACTGGACCAGCACCTCGCTGGGCTTCACTGGCGAGCGGGCCGGCTTGGGGTTTGATCAAGCGGGCAACCCGTACATCGCGTTGGCCGATGCGAACGAACTGCTGCTGCTCTCCCCCACGTTTACGCTGGAGTTGCTCGCAGGCGACTACAACGGCAACGGCGTGGTGGATGCCGCGGACTACACGGTCTGGCAAGACAGCTTCGGCTCGACCACCGACCTGGCCGCCGATGGCAACGGCAACGGCGTGGTGGACGCGGCGGACTACACGGTCTGGCAAGACAACTTCGGCAACACCAACCTCGGCATTAACACGCTGTCCATCATCCCCGAGCCCTCTTCTTTGGCGTTGCTCGGGGTGGGGCTGATCGGGCTGCGGCGTCGGCGTAGATGA
- a CDS encoding DUF2784 domain-containing protein — protein MDSAAWARLAADAMLLLHIAVVLFVILGLLLSLLGGALKWQWVRNRWFRGIHLLTIAVIVGQAWLGIICPLTTWEMQLRRAAGQQTYDETFVAYWLGNLLFIDADPWVFILAYSLFGGLVLLSLWCVPVRWRKRNRTQPHSNASALT, from the coding sequence ATGGACTCCGCTGCATGGGCTCGACTGGCCGCTGACGCGATGTTGCTGCTGCACATCGCGGTGGTGCTCTTTGTCATCCTCGGGCTGCTGCTCTCACTGCTGGGCGGGGCGTTGAAATGGCAATGGGTCCGCAACCGCTGGTTCCGCGGCATCCATCTGCTCACCATCGCCGTGATCGTCGGCCAGGCCTGGCTGGGCATCATCTGCCCCCTGACCACGTGGGAGATGCAGCTCCGCCGCGCAGCGGGACAACAGACCTACGACGAAACCTTCGTCGCCTACTGGCTGGGCAATCTCCTGTTCATCGATGCCGACCCCTGGGTCTTTATCCTCGCCTACTCGCTCTTCGGCGGGTTGGTGTTGCTGAGCCTGTGGTGCGTGCCGGTCCGTTGGCGGAAGCGAAACAGAACTCAGCCGCACTCAAACGCCTCGGCGTTGACTTGA
- a CDS encoding PulJ/GspJ family protein, with protein sequence MNPKSQIRNPKSARARGLSLVEMLVALAISAMLLTATMVAIDASFKSYAIAAESASTQTSTRMVINRVLTLVRTNEAHGPLRVSDALTGETVTVSGDIVTSSYLQLIDGNRDTLTISYDEVNDLLMLTREPYSGATPTTQPIIGGVTECTFQLARRLTNDGVLVLERGSIDFTVEADDDASLDLEVGDIPPVRVIASTKPRRLN encoded by the coding sequence ATGAATCCGAAATCCCAAATCCGAAATCCCAAGTCAGCCCGCGCCCGCGGCCTATCGCTGGTCGAGATGCTGGTGGCGCTGGCCATCAGCGCGATGCTGCTGACCGCGACGATGGTCGCGATCGACGCGTCGTTCAAGTCGTACGCTATCGCGGCGGAATCGGCTTCGACCCAGACCTCTACGCGGATGGTCATCAACCGGGTGTTGACGTTGGTCCGCACCAACGAGGCGCACGGCCCGCTGCGGGTGTCGGATGCGCTGACCGGCGAGACCGTGACCGTGAGCGGCGACATCGTCACGAGCAGCTACCTCCAGCTCATCGATGGGAACCGCGACACACTGACCATCAGCTACGACGAGGTCAACGACCTGTTGATGCTGACCCGCGAGCCCTACAGCGGCGCGACGCCGACGACCCAGCCGATCATCGGTGGGGTTACCGAGTGCACCTTCCAACTCGCCCGCCGGTTGACCAACGACGGTGTACTGGTGCTCGAGCGGGGGAGCATCGACTTCACGGTTGAGGCCGACGACGACGCCAGCCTGGACTTGGAGGTCGGCGACATCCCTCCGGTGCGCGTGATCGCTTCGACCAAGCCCCGCCGATTGAATTGA
- a CDS encoding PQQ-dependent sugar dehydrogenase, protein MLNGWVSAGRSRYWFSLGALLLAGGLARPAAAEIQGLSLVASLPAQDASAVFATHASGYVDRMFVVDQRGRIETLDLNLGSFGATPFLDIRTLIDDTAPEQGLLGLAFDPNFHNNGYFYVNYTYDPGPGLDRTRIDRFQVTNPGVDLTVDAATRSPVLEFEQDFRNHNGGWIGFSPTDNYLYIASGDGGSGNDPNNRAQSLNTLLGKMLRIDPSGDDFATDSIANYAIPQDNPFVGDSNARDEIWAYGLRNPWRDSFDRATGDLWIGDVGQEAREEINVQRDGQGGANFGWRLREGDIATPTGGVGGPEPPDHVGPAYDYPSNGVGDFGGNSTVGGYVYRGPDPDLQGLYFFGDSFPRQIWTFDPADPDGTVQNIESLFGTDLNALGTLVSFGEDREGNLYMLDLDGDIFRIDTDIPITLAGDYNGNGIVDAADYTVWQDSFGSTFDLEADGNGNGVIDAADYTVWQDNFGNTLPVGGSSLTIIPEPASLAWVVVGLGVLISSQRRGV, encoded by the coding sequence ATGCTGAATGGCTGGGTATCGGCTGGACGTTCGCGGTATTGGTTTTCGCTGGGAGCGCTGCTGCTGGCGGGCGGCTTGGCCCGTCCGGCGGCGGCGGAGATCCAGGGCTTATCGCTCGTCGCGAGCCTGCCCGCGCAGGACGCCTCGGCGGTGTTTGCGACCCACGCCTCCGGGTATGTGGACCGCATGTTCGTGGTCGATCAACGCGGGCGGATCGAAACCCTGGACCTGAACCTCGGCAGCTTCGGCGCGACGCCGTTCCTCGACATCCGCACCCTCATCGACGACACCGCGCCCGAGCAGGGCCTGCTCGGGCTCGCCTTCGACCCCAACTTCCATAACAACGGCTACTTCTATGTGAACTACACCTACGACCCCGGCCCCGGCCTGGACCGCACCCGCATCGATCGCTTCCAGGTCACCAACCCAGGCGTCGACCTGACCGTCGATGCCGCCACCCGCTCGCCCGTCCTCGAGTTCGAGCAAGACTTCCGCAACCACAACGGCGGATGGATCGGCTTCAGCCCCACCGACAACTACCTCTACATCGCCAGCGGCGACGGCGGCTCGGGCAACGACCCCAACAACCGCGCCCAAAGCCTCAACACCCTGCTCGGCAAGATGCTCCGCATCGACCCGTCCGGCGATGATTTCGCCACCGACAGCATCGCCAACTACGCCATCCCCCAAGACAACCCCTTTGTCGGCGACAGCAACGCCCGCGACGAGATCTGGGCCTACGGCCTTCGCAACCCCTGGCGCGACAGCTTCGACCGAGCAACCGGCGACCTCTGGATCGGCGACGTCGGACAAGAAGCCCGCGAAGAAATCAACGTCCAACGCGACGGCCAGGGCGGCGCCAACTTCGGCTGGCGGCTCCGCGAAGGCGACATCGCCACGCCCACCGGCGGCGTGGGCGGACCCGAACCCCCGGACCACGTCGGCCCCGCCTACGACTACCCCTCCAACGGCGTCGGAGACTTCGGCGGTAACTCGACCGTCGGCGGCTACGTCTACCGCGGACCCGACCCCGACCTCCAGGGCCTCTACTTCTTCGGCGACTCCTTCCCCCGACAAATCTGGACCTTCGACCCCGCCGACCCCGACGGCACCGTCCAAAACATCGAAAGCCTCTTCGGCACAGATCTCAACGCGCTGGGCACCCTCGTCTCCTTCGGCGAAGACCGCGAAGGCAACCTCTACATGCTCGACCTCGACGGCGACATCTTCCGCATCGACACCGACATCCCCATCACGCTGGCCGGTGATTACAACGGCAACGGCATCGTCGACGCCGCCGACTACACCGTCTGGCAGGACAGCTTCGGCTCCACCTTCGATCTTGAGGCGGACGGCAACGGCAATGGGGTGATTGACGCGGCCGACTACACGGTGTGGCAGGACAACTTCGGCAACACGCTGCCGGTCGGGGGCTCGTCGTTGACGATCATCCCCGAGCCCGCGTCGTTGGCTTGGGTTGTGGTGGGGCTGGGTGTGCTGATCTCAAGTCAACGCCGAGGCGTTTGA
- a CDS encoding PEP-CTERM sorting domain-containing protein: MNQKFFVLGVAIAVFAVPVFVAGPEANAESAFSTVSALPDLILDDFSDVEDPAALPLVSFVANPAGILGEDGLSSTIAGHRTTTVSALISTGNQGQVSLDIDPSQGRLIVSSTEEVTPLGGVVWFDSTMASIALDMTQYEYLAVDYVDSSGDLRLFPVLYNSDVNENPLEQIQIESTLPAGRGTRYFSLPEVLEQAETTNPDFDPTIVDAILLGFQGLSAARSFSLEKVYLTNTLSLLGDYNGNGVVDAADYTVWQDSFGSTTQLDADGNGNSVVDAADYTVWQDRFGATTGGGPAPITVIPEPASLAMTVMAAGLVGWRRRRPM, encoded by the coding sequence ATGAATCAGAAGTTCTTTGTTTTGGGCGTTGCTATCGCTGTGTTTGCGGTTCCCGTGTTCGTCGCGGGGCCTGAAGCGAATGCAGAGTCAGCCTTCAGCACCGTCTCTGCACTTCCCGACTTGATTCTCGATGACTTTTCGGATGTCGAAGACCCCGCCGCCTTACCACTGGTTTCGTTTGTTGCAAACCCCGCAGGAATCCTGGGTGAAGACGGGCTGTCGTCAACCATCGCTGGGCACCGTACGACCACGGTGTCTGCACTAATTAGCACCGGAAATCAGGGACAGGTCAGTTTGGATATCGACCCCAGCCAAGGCCGCCTGATCGTGTCCTCAACGGAAGAGGTTACGCCGCTCGGCGGTGTGGTTTGGTTTGATTCCACAATGGCCAGCATCGCGCTGGACATGACGCAATATGAATACCTTGCGGTGGACTACGTCGACAGCTCGGGAGACCTGCGACTCTTCCCGGTGTTGTACAACTCGGATGTCAATGAGAACCCGCTTGAGCAAATCCAAATCGAATCGACCCTGCCCGCGGGGCGTGGGACCCGATACTTCTCGCTTCCAGAGGTTTTGGAGCAAGCGGAAACCACCAACCCCGATTTTGATCCGACCATCGTCGATGCCATCCTTCTCGGGTTCCAGGGGCTTTCGGCAGCGAGGTCTTTTTCACTCGAAAAGGTCTATCTCACCAACACGCTCTCGCTTCTCGGCGACTACAACGGCAACGGGGTGGTGGACGCAGCGGACTACACGGTGTGGCAAGACAGCTTCGGCTCAACCACCCAGCTCGACGCGGACGGCAACGGCAACAGCGTCGTGGACGCGGCCGACTATACGGTCTGGCAGGACCGCTTCGGCGCGACGACGGGAGGGGGCCCTGCCCCGATCACGGTGATCCCTGAGCCGGCTTCGCTGGCCATGACGGTGATGGCGGCAGGGCTTGTGGGTTGGCGGCGACGACGGCCGATGTGA
- a CDS encoding type IV pilus modification PilV family protein, with protein sequence MKNHQITKSQTRPIRRCAAAGFTLIEAALTMVIVGVGVLAMVSAQQAYHIKNDWAQRTGTAQMLANEIRELTLTLPHHDPITGAANLGPESNEESSTPNPQNDVANYDDLDDFAGTVTGAGYGSGVTFNPPINGLRLPVDGLDQWSQVVTVENVFPDNLVAGPTDIQPLGSTAMMRVNVTINYQQDSTAPTETITTMTWIVAQ encoded by the coding sequence ATGAAGAATCACCAGATCACCAAATCGCAAACTCGCCCAATCCGCCGCTGCGCGGCGGCCGGCTTCACGCTGATCGAAGCGGCGCTGACGATGGTCATCGTCGGTGTGGGCGTGCTCGCGATGGTGTCGGCCCAGCAGGCTTACCACATCAAGAACGACTGGGCCCAACGCACCGGCACCGCGCAGATGCTCGCCAACGAGATCCGCGAGCTCACGCTGACCCTGCCGCACCACGACCCGATCACCGGCGCCGCCAACCTCGGCCCCGAATCGAACGAAGAAAGCAGCACGCCCAATCCGCAGAACGACGTGGCCAACTACGACGACCTGGATGACTTCGCCGGCACCGTGACCGGCGCAGGTTATGGCAGCGGCGTCACCTTTAACCCGCCGATCAACGGGCTGCGGCTCCCGGTCGATGGCCTGGACCAGTGGTCGCAGGTGGTCACCGTCGAGAACGTCTTCCCAGACAACCTGGTGGCCGGGCCCACCGACATCCAGCCGCTCGGTTCGACCGCCATGATGCGGGTGAACGTCACGATCAACTATCAGCAAGACTCCACGGCGCCCACCGAGACCATCACCACCATGACCTGGATCGTCGCGCAGTGA